Proteins from one Fragaria vesca subsp. vesca linkage group LG6, FraVesHawaii_1.0, whole genome shotgun sequence genomic window:
- the LOC101312853 gene encoding protein FAR1-RELATED SEQUENCE 5-like has product MTSIDPMEIETTEMYVPMELDINEMLVAEEPKTDPIQVVHPSKENISTSAFYPQVRNELKPFKGQKFITWEEAHDFYKKYASAAGFIVRLGSSRRSKKTTEFIRREFYCNRQGHGPSELVGDEKRIRGVVREDCKARMIVVRVNFGGFVVTIFDEGHTHPMTSPRRLHLVKSNRGFTKAQRSLWEQLSMDLYNLERDKRKEKKGQDGDMLHDYLLLEQEINSGFCFTIKADAENKITHCFWADAISRQSYKFYGDVIIFDTTYQTNRYSLIFAPLMRINNHGQTVVFGAAFLSDETTYSFVWLLKEFLNAMPGGAPKMIITDQDPAMEKAISEVLPDTFHRYCSWHILRKFSEKLDAIKCRDHYEAFRKCIYSSENEEEFELKWRSVLAESVLSGHNWLQSIYEIRFRWVPAYMNHVFSAGMSSSQRAESAHSFFKDYVSDKNSLVEFMVQFNRGMLHKRHEELIVDHIDVNEKPRFKCPIKMEKQMSDIYTRKYYYKFQDQLWESYNYNLEVRSEDENKCTLKVTREDHEDGRAPGHHV; this is encoded by the exons ATGACGTCAATAGACCCCATGGAAATTGAAACTACTGAGATGTATGTACCTATGGAATTAGATATTAATGAGATGCTTGTCGCTGAGGAACCAAAAACTGATCCTATTCAAGTTGTCCATCCGTCAAAAGAAAATATCTCTACTTCAGCTTTCTATCCTCAAGTAAGAAATGAGCTTAAGCCCTTTAAAGGTCAGAAATTTATAACATGGGAAGAGGCACATGATTTTTATAAAAAATATGCATCTGCAGCTGGGTTTATTGTACGACTTGGTTCTAGTAGAAGGAGCAAAAAAACTACTGAGTTTATAAGGAGAGAGTTTTATTGCAATAGACAAGGACATGGTCCGAGTGAATTGGTTGGTGATGAGAAAAGGATCCGGGGTGTAGTAAGGGAGGACTGTAAGGCAAGAATGATAGTTGTGAGAGTAAACTTTGGTGGATTTGTAGTTACAATATTTGATGAAGGCCACACTCATCCTATGACAAGTCCAAGAAGACTCCACTTAGTAAAGTCTAATCGTGGGTTTACTAAAGCTCAACGATCATTATGGGAACAACTATCCATG GATTTGTACAACCTTGAAAGGGATAAGCGTAAAGAGAAAAAAGGGCAAGATGGAGACATGTTGCATGACTATCTACTACTGGAGCAGGAAATAAATTCAGGGTTTTGTTTCACAATAAAGGCTGATGCTGAGAATAAGATTACTCATTGTTTTTGGGCTGATGCAATTTCAAGACAGTCGTACAAGTTTTATGGTGATGTCATTATCTTTGACACTACATACCAAACCAATCGGTATAGTTTGATTTTTGCACCATTGATGAGGATTAATAATCATGGTCAGACAGTTGTATTTGGAGCTGCATTCTTAAGTGATGAGACTACATATTCATTTGTGTGGTTGTTGAAAGAATTTCTGAATGCTATGCCAGGTGGTGCTCCTAAAATGATTATTACAGATCAAGATCCAGCCATGGAGAAAGCTATTTCAGAAGTCCTCCCAGACACGTTTCATAGATATTGTAGCTGGCATATCTTGAGAAAGTTTTCTGAGAAGCTTGATGCAATCAAATGCAGAGATCACTATGAGGCCTTTAGAAAGTGCATATACTCATCTGAGAATGAAGAGGAGTTTGAATTGAAGTGGAGATCAGTTCTTGCAGAGAGTGTATTAAGTGGGCATAATTGGCTGCAATCAATTTATGAAATTCGGTTTAGATGGGTACCAGCCTATATGAACCATGTTTTCTCAGCTGGTATGTCAAGCAGTCAACGAGCTGAAAGTGCACACTCGTTCTTTAAGGATTATGTTTCTGATAAAAATTCTTTGGTGGAGTTCATGGTTCAGTTCAATAGGGGTATGTTACATAAGCGACATGAGGAGTTGATTGTAGATCATATTGACGTCAATGAGAAGCCTAGATTTAAGTGTCCCATTAAGATGGAAAAACAAATGTCTGATATTTATACACGGAAGTACTATTATAAATTTCAAGATCAGTTGTGGGAAAGCTACAACTACAATCTAGAGGTCAGATCAGAGGATGAAAATAAGTGCACACTTAAGGTTACGCGTGAGGATCATGAAGATGGAAGAGCTCCGGGTCATCATGTATGA